A part of Desulfomicrobium baculatum DSM 4028 genomic DNA contains:
- a CDS encoding MASE3 domain-containing protein translates to MLADDQPAPHDISRTLLHVTLWTFLLVVLFSISRHNFLLFHTLAELFSVAVGWSVLLLVWNTRAFLRNDALLFLGIAYFFIALLDLTHTLAYSGMNIFASVKDANPATQLWIAARGLEAASLFAYSLMLGRGFSLWSLLAVLSAITSALLLSIFVWDIFPVCHIEGVGLTTFKIAAEYAVSAVLAVTMLNLTLQRDKLEPGIYHLLIISIALSIVGESAFTFYVNVYGLSNVIGHFLKIVSFFLIYLALVRFALKRPYQTLFRQLAQEREALARSEEKWRNILVHTPQIGISLDPKGRIVFANEYFLKLTGWEQEEVLGRDWFEVCIPVEIRESTREFFDSVMAGGQSLAYSTHENEIIGKNGARHTIGWANAVAFDSSGLPTDVTSLGVDLTERKHAAEVLVESRNLYQSLVDNLPLSIMTFDRDGKINYINQFHIDSFAKGRLDKEYFLGRALHELPGLVSAGIGPELKEVLQGRPVSLPSLFIPRLAAGGSAWQSVKAIPLFKDGIFSGGILMREDITARKMSEEAVRQSEERLALALEVTNDGLWDWDCVSGSTYFSPHYYAMLGYEPGEFEANYATWRSLIHPDDVLAVEDEVSRHVASGQVFEIEFRMKSKSGQWQWIMARGRVVEKDEQDHAVRMVGTHVDVTERKNAEYVALRAKEAAEAANRAKSEFLANMSHEIRTPLNGIMGMLQLLQTTSLNHEQLEYSSMAVQSTSRLTSLLSDILDLSRVEAGKMPIRPEVFDLRKKLHQSIDLFASIALQSGVELRHHFDDTLPQHVIGDPLRLQQVLTNLIGNAFKFTERGFVSVEAYPLPARNENQLRIFFEVSDSGCGIPDEALGLLFEPFSQVSQGYTRQYQGAGLGLSICKRLVGLMGGNMAISSEVGVGTSIYFCVTLDKALKLPAQDSSAQTKTALRPRKILVAEDDEVNLFAVRNLLTKNGHEVVTAHNGHEVLERIMEQDFDLVLMDIQMPEMDGIEATRRIRVTEQATGKKPVPIIAMTAYAMNGDREKLLDKGVDGYVSKPFSIKTLMEVIKENANIG, encoded by the coding sequence ATGCTTGCAGATGACCAACCCGCCCCCCATGACATTTCGCGTACCCTGCTCCACGTCACCCTGTGGACATTTCTCCTGGTCGTGCTTTTCTCCATCAGCCGTCACAATTTCCTCCTTTTTCACACTCTGGCCGAACTCTTCTCCGTGGCTGTGGGCTGGAGCGTTTTGCTGCTGGTCTGGAACACGCGCGCCTTTCTGCGCAACGATGCCCTTCTGTTCCTGGGCATCGCCTACTTTTTCATCGCCCTGCTCGACCTGACTCACACCCTGGCCTACAGTGGAATGAACATCTTCGCGTCCGTAAAGGACGCAAACCCGGCCACGCAACTCTGGATCGCGGCCCGAGGGCTGGAAGCGGCCAGTCTCTTTGCCTACAGCCTGATGCTGGGACGCGGTTTTTCCCTGTGGTCGTTGCTCGCGGTCCTCTCCGCCATAACGTCGGCCTTGTTGCTGAGCATCTTCGTCTGGGATATTTTTCCGGTCTGCCACATTGAAGGGGTGGGACTGACGACGTTCAAGATCGCCGCCGAATACGCCGTCAGCGCTGTACTGGCGGTGACCATGCTCAATCTGACACTGCAGCGAGACAAACTCGAACCCGGCATCTACCACCTGCTGATCATTTCCATAGCCCTGAGCATCGTGGGCGAATCGGCCTTCACGTTCTACGTAAATGTGTACGGCCTCTCCAATGTTATCGGTCATTTTCTGAAGATCGTATCCTTTTTCCTGATCTATCTGGCCCTGGTCCGTTTCGCCTTGAAACGCCCCTATCAGACCCTTTTCAGGCAACTTGCCCAGGAACGCGAAGCCTTGGCGCGTTCGGAAGAAAAATGGCGGAACATTCTGGTACACACGCCGCAGATCGGCATCTCCCTCGACCCCAAGGGACGAATCGTCTTCGCCAACGAATATTTTCTCAAGCTGACCGGATGGGAGCAGGAAGAGGTGCTGGGTCGGGACTGGTTTGAAGTGTGCATTCCTGTCGAGATCCGCGAGTCGACCCGCGAATTTTTCGATTCCGTCATGGCGGGTGGACAAAGCCTGGCCTACTCCACGCATGAAAATGAGATCATAGGCAAAAACGGCGCCCGCCACACCATCGGCTGGGCCAACGCGGTGGCCTTCGATTCATCGGGCCTGCCCACGGACGTGACCAGCCTCGGCGTCGATCTGACGGAACGCAAACACGCGGCAGAGGTGCTGGTCGAGAGCAGAAATCTATACCAGTCTCTGGTGGACAACCTGCCGCTTTCGATCATGACCTTTGATCGCGATGGAAAAATCAATTACATCAACCAGTTTCACATTGACAGTTTTGCCAAAGGCCGTCTGGATAAAGAATATTTTCTGGGCCGGGCCCTGCATGAACTACCCGGTCTGGTCTCCGCGGGGATCGGTCCTGAGCTGAAAGAGGTGCTTCAGGGCCGCCCCGTAAGCCTGCCAAGCCTTTTCATCCCCCGCCTCGCCGCCGGCGGTTCGGCCTGGCAAAGCGTCAAGGCCATCCCCCTGTTCAAGGACGGCATCTTCTCCGGCGGCATCCTCATGCGCGAAGACATCACCGCCCGCAAAATGTCCGAGGAGGCCGTGCGCCAGAGCGAAGAGCGGCTGGCCCTGGCCCTGGAGGTCACCAACGACGGGCTCTGGGATTGGGATTGCGTATCGGGCAGCACATATTTCAGCCCCCACTACTATGCCATGCTCGGCTACGAACCCGGGGAGTTCGAAGCGAACTACGCTACATGGCGAAGTCTTATCCATCCCGACGATGTGCTTGCTGTCGAAGACGAAGTAAGCCGCCATGTCGCCAGCGGGCAGGTTTTCGAGATCGAATTTCGCATGAAATCCAAATCCGGACAATGGCAGTGGATCATGGCGCGTGGCCGGGTGGTTGAAAAAGACGAACAGGACCATGCCGTGCGCATGGTGGGCACGCATGTGGACGTGACCGAGCGGAAGAACGCGGAATATGTCGCGCTACGCGCCAAGGAGGCCGCCGAGGCGGCAAACAGGGCCAAGAGCGAATTTCTGGCCAACATGAGCCACGAGATACGCACCCCGTTGAACGGCATCATGGGTATGCTGCAGCTCCTGCAGACCACAAGTCTGAATCATGAACAGCTCGAATACAGCTCCATGGCCGTGCAATCGACCTCCCGCCTGACCAGCCTGCTTTCCGACATTCTCGACCTCTCCCGGGTGGAAGCAGGCAAGATGCCCATTCGGCCCGAAGTCTTCGACCTGCGCAAAAAACTCCATCAATCCATCGATCTCTTCGCGTCCATCGCCCTGCAGTCTGGTGTCGAGCTGCGGCATCATTTCGACGACACACTGCCGCAACACGTCATCGGCGACCCTCTCCGCCTGCAACAGGTGCTCACGAACCTGATCGGCAATGCCTTCAAGTTCACAGAGCGCGGCTTCGTCAGCGTGGAGGCCTACCCTTTGCCGGCCCGTAACGAAAACCAGCTGCGCATATTCTTCGAGGTTTCGGATTCGGGGTGCGGCATCCCCGATGAAGCGCTGGGCCTGCTCTTCGAGCCTTTCAGCCAGGTAAGCCAAGGCTACACCAGACAATACCAAGGCGCGGGCCTTGGCCTGTCCATCTGCAAGCGCCTGGTCGGGCTGATGGGCGGCAACATGGCCATTTCAAGCGAGGTCGGCGTGGGAACAAGCATCTATTTCTGCGTCACCCTGGACAAGGCACTTAAACTGCCGGCCCAGGATTCTTCAGCTCAGACGAAAACAGCGCTGAGGCCGAGGAAAATACTCGTGGCCGAAGACGATGAGGTGAACCTTTTCGCCGTCCGCAATCTGCTGACTAAAAACGGCCACGAGGTCGTCACCGCCCATAACGGGCATGAGGTGCTGGAGCGCATCATGGAGCAGGATTTCGACCTCGTCCTGATGGATATTCAGATGCCGGAAATGGACGGAATCGAGGCCACCAGGCGCATCCGCGTCACTGAGCAGGCCACCGGCAAAAAACCAGTGCCGATCATCGCCATGACCGCCTACGCCATGAACGGAGACAGGGAGAAGCTGCTGGACAAGGGCGTGGACGGCTATGTGTCCAAACCCTTCAGCATCAAAACGCTCATGGAAGTGATAAAGGAAAACGCCAACATAGGCTGA
- a CDS encoding AAA family ATPase gives MNSAERFEDICRAMSEPAFYPHPALQVERRETHISVVFLAGDWAYKLKKHKDLGFLDFRDPARRLYFCMQEITLNQRLSFGVYQEVMGIHEGAAGLCFGPVEGALEYAVKMRRLPDEASLEALLRKGKVTQENISRLGETLAAFHARAERGQDIDAYGDFEHIRFNMEENFTQIQPIAQNLLDPQKWEFFRQVCRSFADNHVELFMHRVREGRISDGHGDLRAEHVYFHHGVQVIDCIEFNERFRYGDCALDLAFLIMDLDRLGHADTGLLLLRAYAMAAKDPESYALMDFYAAYRATVRLKVACFSLEHAADRAAVVGGIRGYLDQACRYAMSFGRPVLWVFCGLPASGKSTLASRVARALFMPRFASDTVRKQEPDFPRDGVVAFDAGAYRPVLRSRVYSGLFNLALDELKKGRSVVLDATFSKAQWRESAVLLAKDQKAGLIFVECVCDPQTIRARLAQRESAAGESDARLIHFEDLIAGFEPLGQETAGVCITIDTDQALDDCFYEILARGHALKHAQASG, from the coding sequence ATGAATTCCGCCGAACGATTCGAGGACATTTGCCGGGCCATGTCCGAACCCGCTTTTTATCCGCATCCCGCCCTCCAGGTCGAACGCCGGGAGACCCATATCTCCGTCGTTTTTCTGGCCGGAGACTGGGCCTACAAGCTCAAAAAGCATAAGGATTTGGGATTTCTCGATTTTCGTGATCCCGCCCGCCGTCTTTATTTTTGCATGCAGGAGATAACTCTCAACCAACGCTTGAGCTTTGGTGTGTACCAGGAAGTGATGGGCATCCACGAAGGCGCGGCGGGCCTGTGTTTTGGCCCTGTGGAAGGCGCGCTTGAATATGCCGTGAAGATGAGGCGATTGCCGGATGAGGCCAGTCTTGAGGCTCTGCTGCGCAAGGGGAAGGTAACTCAGGAAAATATTTCACGCCTGGGCGAAACCCTGGCCGCTTTCCACGCAAGGGCCGAGCGCGGGCAGGACATCGACGCGTACGGCGATTTTGAGCATATCCGCTTCAACATGGAGGAGAATTTCACGCAGATTCAGCCCATTGCGCAGAATTTGCTCGATCCGCAGAAGTGGGAGTTTTTTCGGCAGGTCTGCCGCTCCTTTGCGGACAACCATGTCGAGCTGTTCATGCACCGGGTGCGGGAGGGCCGTATCAGCGACGGGCACGGAGATCTGCGGGCCGAGCATGTCTATTTTCACCACGGGGTGCAGGTCATCGACTGCATCGAGTTCAACGAGCGTTTCAGATACGGTGACTGCGCCCTGGATCTGGCCTTTCTGATCATGGATCTGGACCGCCTGGGGCATGCGGATACGGGACTCCTGCTGCTGCGGGCTTACGCCATGGCGGCGAAAGATCCGGAGTCTTACGCGCTCATGGATTTCTATGCCGCGTACCGCGCCACTGTGCGCCTCAAGGTGGCCTGTTTTTCCCTGGAGCACGCTGCGGACCGGGCCGCCGTGGTAGGGGGAATTCGTGGATACCTGGACCAGGCCTGCCGCTATGCCATGTCTTTTGGCAGACCGGTGCTCTGGGTTTTCTGCGGCCTGCCCGCGTCGGGAAAATCGACTCTGGCAAGCCGGGTGGCCAGGGCGCTGTTCATGCCCCGGTTTGCCTCCGATACCGTCAGAAAGCAGGAGCCGGATTTTCCTCGTGACGGCGTGGTTGCCTTTGATGCGGGGGCGTATCGGCCCGTGCTGCGCAGTCGCGTCTACTCCGGGCTGTTCAATCTGGCCCTGGATGAGCTCAAAAAGGGGCGCTCCGTGGTTCTGGACGCGACGTTCTCTAAGGCGCAGTGGAGGGAGTCGGCCGTGCTTCTGGCAAAGGATCAGAAGGCGGGTCTTATCTTCGTCGAGTGCGTCTGCGATCCGCAGACTATAAGGGCGAGGCTTGCGCAGCGCGAGAGCGCGGCCGGGGAGTCGGATGCGCGGCTGATCCATTTCGAGGATCTGATCGCCGGTTTCGAGCCGTTGGGCCAAGAGACTGCCGGCGTCTGCATCACAATCGACACGGATCAGGCACTGGATGATTGTTTTTACGAGATACTGGCGCGCGGGCATGCCCTTAAGCATGCCCAGGCGTCTGGATGA
- the pspC gene encoding envelope stress response membrane protein PspC, whose protein sequence is MRAFGRGTGRMRGGGYQGSRWQRPMDEQRGLYRARNGVFLGVCKGIARYFDFAPGAVRAVVILLFLVTGIWPVGLLYLIAAMVMKMEPVVPFDSPADQEFYNSYTSSRAGALERIKRKFDSLDRRLRRMEDVVTSRDFEWERRMRNS, encoded by the coding sequence ATGAGAGCTTTCGGACGCGGCACCGGCCGCATGCGTGGCGGCGGATATCAAGGATCGCGCTGGCAGCGCCCCATGGATGAACAGCGCGGCCTCTACCGGGCCCGGAACGGGGTTTTTCTCGGCGTGTGCAAAGGCATCGCCCGATACTTCGACTTCGCTCCCGGTGCGGTGCGGGCCGTCGTCATCCTTCTCTTCCTGGTCACCGGCATCTGGCCGGTCGGGCTCTTGTACCTCATCGCGGCCATGGTCATGAAGATGGAGCCGGTGGTGCCCTTCGACAGCCCCGCGGACCAGGAATTCTACAATTCCTACACCAGCTCCCGGGCCGGGGCCCTGGAGCGGATCAAACGCAAATTCGACAGCCTGGACCGCAGGCTCCGGCGCATGGAGGACGTGGTCACCAGCCGCGATTTCGAGTGGGAACGACGTATGCGCAATTCCTAG
- a CDS encoding envelope stress response membrane protein PspB: MEHFFGFIFVLMTAGILLVGAVIFGFIKMFSKSGEVNVAREAQMIQEIYNGMSRMEERIEALETILLEKDGKERRS; encoded by the coding sequence ATGGAACATTTTTTCGGCTTCATATTCGTGCTCATGACCGCCGGTATTCTGCTGGTCGGCGCGGTGATCTTCGGTTTCATCAAGATGTTCAGCAAATCCGGCGAGGTCAACGTGGCTCGGGAAGCGCAGATGATCCAGGAGATCTATAACGGCATGTCGCGCATGGAAGAGCGCATCGAGGCGCTGGAAACCATCCTCCTGGAAAAGGACGGCAAGGAGAGAAGATCATGA
- the pspA gene encoding phage shock protein PspA, translating into MGVFTRFKDIIGSNINSMLDKAEEPEKMIRLMIQEMEETSVELKAACAGLMADQKRIARELSQIGERAELWNNRAKLAMEKGREDLAREALLEKLSAQRLSEGLERERDRFAVLIEQAREDIEQLEAKLESAKERQRSLAKRHVRADQRIKARSNVSRVQSSDVMMRFDQFEQRIERMEAEAELAAPRQNRNLEQEFALLEGGDEVEEQLASMRSAAKE; encoded by the coding sequence ATGGGCGTATTTACCAGATTTAAAGACATTATCGGTTCCAATATCAATTCCATGCTGGACAAGGCCGAAGAGCCGGAAAAGATGATCCGGCTCATGATTCAGGAGATGGAAGAGACCTCGGTGGAGCTCAAGGCCGCCTGCGCCGGACTCATGGCCGATCAGAAGCGCATTGCCCGCGAACTGTCGCAGATCGGCGAGCGCGCGGAACTCTGGAACAACAGGGCAAAGCTTGCCATGGAAAAGGGACGGGAAGATCTGGCCCGGGAGGCACTCCTCGAAAAACTGAGCGCCCAGCGCCTGAGCGAGGGGCTGGAGCGGGAGAGGGACCGTTTCGCGGTGCTGATCGAACAGGCCCGTGAAGACATCGAGCAGCTCGAAGCCAAGCTCGAATCTGCCAAGGAGCGCCAGCGCAGCCTGGCCAAGCGCCATGTGCGAGCGGACCAGCGCATTAAGGCCCGCTCCAATGTCTCGCGGGTCCAGTCCAGCGACGTGATGATGCGTTTCGATCAGTTCGAGCAGCGCATCGAACGCATGGAAGCCGAGGCCGAACTGGCCGCGCCGCGCCAGAACCGGAACCTGGAACAGGAATTCGCCCTGCTTGAGGGCGGCGACGAAGTCGAAGAACAGCTCGCCTCCATGCGCTCCGCCGCCAAGGAATAG
- the pspF gene encoding phage shock protein operon transcriptional activator, protein METTYSSSPREAIGQSEAFLHFQEQLSRVARVDRPVLIIGERGTGKELAAARLHYLSQRWQGPLVTLNCAALAGSLLDAELFGHEVGAFTGATVRRKGRFENADTGTLFLDEIANLSPEAQEKILRVVEYGSFDRVGGSRPVTVNVRIVGATNVDLPQRAKLGAFKEDLLDRLSFEVLTVPPLRMREGDVQVLTRHFAARMAIGMGYPESPEFSARAMAMLTSHPWPGNVRELKNVVERAVYRTGPGTIREVVFDPFSSPYRPVERAEPSAPTLTARDDVRRSAKPNLGIPLSRAVRELEEAYLAAALDQSRHNQKRAADLLGLTYHQFRGLYRRLGADRED, encoded by the coding sequence ATGGAAACCACATATTCGTCGTCGCCCAGGGAAGCCATTGGCCAGTCCGAGGCATTTTTGCATTTTCAGGAGCAGCTTTCCCGCGTGGCGCGGGTAGACAGGCCGGTGCTCATTATCGGCGAGCGCGGTACCGGCAAGGAGCTGGCCGCCGCGCGCCTGCATTATCTTTCGCAGCGCTGGCAGGGGCCGCTGGTCACGCTCAACTGCGCGGCCCTGGCCGGATCGCTTCTGGATGCGGAACTCTTCGGGCACGAGGTCGGGGCGTTCACCGGCGCCACGGTCCGCCGCAAAGGGCGCTTCGAGAACGCGGACACCGGCACCCTGTTTCTGGACGAGATCGCGAACCTCTCGCCAGAGGCGCAGGAAAAGATACTGCGCGTGGTCGAATACGGATCCTTCGACCGGGTCGGAGGGAGCCGGCCGGTGACGGTCAACGTGCGCATCGTGGGCGCGACCAATGTGGATCTTCCGCAGCGGGCCAAGCTTGGCGCTTTCAAGGAGGATTTGCTGGATCGCCTGAGCTTCGAGGTGCTGACCGTGCCGCCGCTGCGCATGCGCGAAGGGGACGTGCAGGTGCTGACCCGGCATTTCGCCGCTCGCATGGCCATAGGCATGGGTTATCCCGAATCGCCGGAGTTTTCCGCGCGGGCCATGGCCATGCTCACGTCCCACCCTTGGCCGGGCAATGTGCGCGAGCTCAAGAACGTGGTCGAGCGAGCCGTGTATCGGACCGGTCCGGGAACCATCAGGGAGGTGGTTTTTGATCCGTTCTCGTCTCCGTATCGCCCGGTGGAGCGGGCCGAACCCTCAGCACCGACGCTAACGGCAAGGGATGATGTTCGGCGCTCCGCGAAGCCGAATCTGGGCATTCCGCTGTCAAGGGCCGTGCGCGAGCTGGAAGAGGCATATCTGGCGGCGGCTCTGGATCAAAGCCGCCACAACCAAAAACGGGCTGCAGATCTGCTGGGACTGACCTACCATCAGTTCCGCGGGCTGTACCGCAGGCTTGGCGCGGACCGGGAAGACTGA
- the ylqF gene encoding ribosome biogenesis GTPase YlqF: MSIQWFPGHMHRARKQIALVMAKVDVVIEVLDARLPGYSENPLLRELRGPRPCLKVLNKSDLADPAVTASWMDFYRECGTVPMEISATSPKDAKRILAILPGMVKERNFLMQPVNCLIVGIPNVGKSTLMNTLVGRKVARAANQAAITTKQKRVHIGDELTLYDTPGVLWPKIVSATASYMLAGSGAVRETAMDNAEVAARVGDYLLREYPILLQERYKLAELPLEGLELLEALGKKRGCLIKGGEVDVTKAAGILLNELRAGQIGRISLQKPPAPKAA; the protein is encoded by the coding sequence ATGTCGATTCAATGGTTTCCCGGCCACATGCACCGGGCCAGAAAACAGATAGCCCTGGTCATGGCCAAGGTTGACGTGGTCATTGAAGTGCTCGATGCCCGCCTGCCCGGTTACAGCGAAAATCCCTTGCTGCGTGAACTGCGCGGACCAAGGCCGTGCCTGAAAGTTCTGAACAAGAGCGATCTGGCCGACCCGGCCGTGACCGCATCCTGGATGGATTTCTACCGCGAATGCGGCACCGTGCCCATGGAAATCAGCGCCACCTCCCCCAAGGACGCCAAGCGGATTCTGGCCATCCTGCCGGGCATGGTCAAAGAGCGCAATTTCCTCATGCAGCCCGTCAACTGCCTCATCGTCGGCATCCCCAATGTGGGCAAGTCCACCCTCATGAACACCCTGGTCGGGCGCAAGGTCGCCCGGGCCGCCAACCAGGCCGCCATCACCACCAAGCAGAAGCGGGTCCATATCGGCGACGAGCTGACCCTGTACGACACCCCCGGCGTGCTCTGGCCCAAGATCGTGAGCGCCACGGCCTCCTACATGCTGGCCGGCAGCGGCGCGGTGCGCGAGACGGCCATGGATAACGCCGAGGTCGCCGCACGCGTCGGAGATTATCTGCTACGTGAATACCCGATCCTGCTCCAGGAACGCTACAAGCTCGCCGAACTGCCCCTGGAGGGCCTCGAACTGCTCGAAGCACTCGGCAAAAAACGCGGCTGCCTGATCAAGGGCGGCGAAGTGGACGTGACCAAGGCGGCGGGCATCCTTTTGAATGAACTGCGCGCCGGACAGATCGGGCGCATCAGCCTGCAAAAGCCGCCTGCGCCCAAAGCGGCATAA